AGTATGGTCGGCTTCTTCTACTAAAATCAGTTTTGCATTTTGATTTTGGCTAGTGGTAGACTGACTCCATTCAAAAATATCTTGTGCATCTTGTGGTGTCACTGACATATCTTTAGCTCCGTGAAGAATAAGCTGTGGTGTATTTGCTGTATTGAGTTTTTGAGTTGCCTCCTTTACAGAATAGTTTACAGGATTTTTCTTAAAATCTTCGTGTAAAGATTCAAATAAGGGCATTTTCTGATTTGTACGTCCATTTTCGATGATTACTACTCCGTTCTTATGCCATTCTTTTTTATTTTTTTCATTAAAATAACGCTCCTCCAAATTACTAACTGCTGAAAGTGTAATTACTTTTTTGATGCGTTTGTCTTTAGAAGCATAAATAATAGCTGTACTTCCTCCTCTACTATGCCCAACAAGACGAATATCTTCTCTATTTCTTTTTGGTAAGTCTGAATTTTTATTATAAATAAAATTGATTGCTGTTGCTGTATCCGAAAGTTCTTTTGTAATTGTATTTTGTCCAAAGGCTTCCAAATCTTCAAAATCAAGAGGATTTTCGGTTGTCGTTCCATTATGAGAAAAATTGACTTTAAAAACTAAAAACCCTTTTTGTGTCCAAATTTGAGCCATTTGATTGAAAGCTCCCCAATCTTTAAAGCCTTTAAAACCATGTAGAAAAACAATAATAGGGGTTTGAGAATTTGTTCTTTGTTCTGGAAGATGATAATCTATAAGAATAGATTTCGCTGGTGCAAGTGGATTAGGTAGTTTTATTTCTATTTTTTTCATAGTTTAGAAATGGTAATTATGAAATTAACTGATAATAATTTTACTGGTTAGTAATTTTCAACTCTTTTACAAAAGAAAAATAATCAAAGGAAAATTTTGTAAAGTCTTTGTAATCAATTTTAGTTTTTTTGTCGGTAATAGTGGGATACATTTCTTCCCACGTTTCCAAAATAAAATCAATTCGTTTTATAACTAGATTCTTTTGTAAAATAATTTGGTTTTCTTTTTTTTCAGAAAAAGTATGGTTTGCTCCCAATGCTTCAAAATAATCTGGACAAATAATCTGAAAATAAAGATGTAAAAACTCTTTTGTCGGACGTGGTAATCCATAATTAAATAAACAATATCCAGCAATATATTCAAAAACAAAAGGAGTAAACTCTTGCTGTTCGTTCTTATCAAACCAAGAAGCAGCCTGCAACTGTTTTTCTATTATCTCCTTTATATCTTGTCCATAAGCAGGTTTTGAAATACCAAATGTAGCTTTAGTTTCATAAAAATTAGATACTAATTCTTTATCAGAGAGAGCGAGTAATTTTTCAAATTCTTTTATTGCATAATCATTGCGCTGAACAGGCAATCTATTTTGGTCATAAAAAACAACTTTATGAATGTCTTCTAATATAGCTGTGATTGTTCCTTCTGGAGTGAGTAAATAATCTATTCGATACAAGAGTGTCAATAACATGTATGAAATAGCAGAAGCAAGACGCTCAGTATTTAGTTTTTTTATTTCATCTAATGCTTCTTTTATCCATTTTTTCAAAAAACGAAGTTTTACTTGTTGATGTTCTTCTGATAAAAACTCAATATGCTTATCGTCAATAGATTCTAATTGATTTGTAAATTCATTTAATAATAAATCATCTTGTGCATCCGAACGAGTAGCAATTTCTCTAAGTCCATTATATAACTTACCTGCAAAACTATCTACTGTATTAGTTGTAAAACGAATCCAAATTACGCCATTTTCATCTAAAGAAAATCCACTGTACAAAAGGTTATAATTCATTTCCATTAATCGCCTTCCTAAAGCAACATGCAAATCACCTTTTACCTGAACGAGCTTTACTTCTCCTACAAACTCTTCCGAATTAGCAAAACCACGAACTATTTTTGAGCCTTGTTGTAACGTAAAATCTATTTTAAAATCTGCTACATTTCCATCTTTATTAATCTGAACTGTATCATAATTCAGATTGCTTTCGTTATCATCTAATAAGTAATTAAAAAATTCTAAATAGGCTTGCAAATAATTTTTTTCTTCGAAAAAACCTGTCGACCTTGCCCACGAATCATATTTTTCTAATGTTTTATGTGCGTCAGAATATCTACCGAATCGTATATCAATTCCGTCATTGGTGTCTGTCTGTCCGACAAAAGCAGTTATAATTTTTTTAAAAAGCATATATCTTTTTTGAATTGGTAAAAATGCAAGTTTTCGAAATTATGTATTCTTACTTTATAAATCAAATTACAACTTTACTACGATGTAGCCAATTGATTTAGAAAGTAAAACATAAGTTTTAAAATCAATTTAAGGAAAGAATCTCAAAAATAAGTGGTATTTTTTTGAAAATACTCTTTATTGTTTGTATTTTTAATAAAAAAAGAAGTCTTAGACTTTAAAGTGCTAGTAAAACCTTAACTTTGAATCTCATTTACTGATTTTACGTAAGTAACTCAAATTGTAGGTTATAACTATTTCAGTCTTCCTAGTCTGAATAAATAGGTCTTTTTTAATAGTATTCACTATAAAGACAAGCTATACTAATTATAAAATTTATGAAATTTTCATTCTATAAATCACTCTATAAAAAATATTCATTTCTATCATTATTCTTTTTAGGATTGATAGTTGGCTTTTTTAGATGTGTTCCTATTGAAGACCTTTCTCAGCCTCTTATTGGAGAATTTGCTCTAAATAATCAGTATAATGTATCAGATACAATTTTTTTGAATACTGTTTTGTCTGATAACTTTGGAATAGATACAGTAATAATTGATATAAAACCAGCAGAAAATCTTTCTCGTCCGTGGACAAATACTAAAAAAATAAATAATGTAGGAGCAAGAGTATTAGAATTAAAAGATTCTTCTATTATCGTTCCCTCTTCTTTTTCTTTGGGTAAATATGAACTTACAATTACAACCATTGATATTAGTGGATTAAAAAATACTATTTCAAGAGAATTTATTGTGGGTGCTGATGCTACAAAACCCACGTTTCCAGATGTTTTATTGCCTAATATTCAAGCTTTTGATGATGGTAGTTATCCTGCTTGTAGATTAGAAAAAGTTCCCTTAGGAGGTTTTATTACAGATAATGTTGGAATAAAGCTTATAACAGCACAGTTTGAGACAGGTACTAGAATTATTAATCGCACATTTTCTACCAATGATGTTGATTCAGTAAATTTAGCAACTGTTTTTGGTAATGAATTAGTATTTCTAGATGTACCTAATGACTCCATGCTTACTTTAATAATAACAGCAGAAGACTTTGAAAACAACGTTAGAAGTGTTAGTATTAATTTTACAATGAATTGCGATACTCAAAGTCCAATCATTGAAAAAATTAAAGTCAACCGTCCTTTTAATGAAATAGGTGAAATAGAAGTCATACAAGGACAAAAATTATTTATTACTGGTGGAATTGTAAGAGATAGCCTTGGAACATTAAAAGATGTATATGTCTATTTTAATAATGATCCAACTCCTTTAATTAGTGGTGAAAATATTAATAACCCAATTTTTAATCTTGTGGGAAATGATTCGGTTTTTGTTCCTATTCCATCGAATGCTCAAAATCAAGATACTTATACAATTAAAGTAGAAGCGACAGATGTTGCTGGCAATGCTCCAACAACAAGAGAATTTATTATTGATATTCTACCTAATGAAGCTCCTGATATAGAACTTGGTCTTAATTATATCAATGACGAGCCAAGTATTTTTAATAGCAATCCTAATAACCCACCCACTACACTATCAGCAGGAGCTACTATTCGTACAGAAACAAAAATAATAGAAGATGTAGCTTTGGATAGTTATAATGTTAGTTGGAAGAGAAACAATATAGAAATAGATGGAGTAAATTTAGATGCAGGTGATTTAGTCAATAGATTAGTAATTAGCATAAGTAATAATAGATTTCTTGTTGATCAGAATGATCGTATAGGAACTCGTTATACTTTAACTATATCTGCAACAGACACTTTTAACCAAACCACTCAGATAACATATTATTTTATTGTTGAGTAAAAAAGCAGTAATTTTAATTAGAACAAAGCGAGGATAATTCATAAAAAAAATTATCCTCGTTTTGATTTTATATTTATTTTTGAAAGAATAAGAAATGAAGCAAAAAACAGTTTTTCTAGTATTAGGAGGAAATCTAGGAGATAGAGAACAGAATATTTTAGAAGCAAAAAAAAATATTTCTTTACA
This is a stretch of genomic DNA from Bernardetia sp. MNP-M8. It encodes these proteins:
- a CDS encoding dienelactone hydrolase family protein — translated: MKKIEIKLPNPLAPAKSILIDYHLPEQRTNSQTPIIVFLHGFKGFKDWGAFNQMAQIWTQKGFLVFKVNFSHNGTTTENPLDFEDLEAFGQNTITKELSDTATAINFIYNKNSDLPKRNREDIRLVGHSRGGSTAIIYASKDKRIKKVITLSAVSNLEERYFNEKNKKEWHKNGVVIIENGRTNQKMPLFESLHEDFKKNPVNYSVKEATQKLNTANTPQLILHGAKDMSVTPQDAQDIFEWSQSTTSQNQNAKLILVEEADHTYNTKHPNLINNIEELPTSFLEMTNLVARFE